One genomic segment of Oncorhynchus mykiss isolate Arlee chromosome 10, USDA_OmykA_1.1, whole genome shotgun sequence includes these proteins:
- the LOC110534485 gene encoding WD repeat-containing protein 17 isoform X2, with protein sequence MSQVKQVGLLAAGCQPWNKDVCAASEDRFAYCATLAIYVYQLDHRYNEFKLRAIMSEHKKTITAISWCPHNPDVFASASADNLLIIWNVAEQKIVARLDNTKGIPASLSWCWNAGDGVAFVSHRGPLYLWAISGLDAGVTIHKEAHSFLSDICLFRWHPVKKGKVVFGHTDGSLSIFQPGSKNQKHVLRPESLEGTDEEDPVTALEWDPLSTDYLLVANQHNGIRMVDSEGLTCVTTFSFPSSAASVQCLAWVPSAPGMFITGDSQVGVLRIWNVSRSTPLDNFKLKKTGFHALHVLNSPPAKKSLSSISPTKSHYTSSTSEAVPPPTLSQNQAFSLPPGHAVCCFMDGGVGLYDMGAKKWDFLRDLGHVETIFDCKFKPDDPNLLATASFDGTIKVWDINTLTAVYTSPGNEGVVYSLSWAPGDLNCIAGATSRNGAFIWDVKKGKMITRFNEHGNHGIFCIAWSHKDSKRIATCSGDGFCIIRTIDGRILHKYKHPAAVFGCDWSQNNKDMIATGCEDKNVRVYYLATSSDQPLKVFTGHLAKVFHVRWSPLREGILCSGSDDGTVRIWDYTQDACINVLSGHTAPVRGLMWNTEVPYLLTSGSWDYTIKVWDTRDGTCLDTCYDHGADVYGLTCHPSRPFTMASCSRDSTVRLWSLTPLIAPLLVNVLADHSWDDIIGNTDRAMVPGATPLLCGKVSRDIKQELDKLSSEVRVKKLRWFSECFSPPGGSHNLWDLVSVINGQDDSLLPQSYGKGIMHMKHLVRFKTSEAQELTIVKMSKFGGGIGAPSKEERLRDAAEIHLRLGQIQRYCELMVELGEWDKALSVAPGVSIKYWKKLMQRRADQLMQEENHDVIPYCIATGDVRKLVNFFTARGQLNEALLVAQGACEGNIHVPQTAVINHTTTTNSDDIQAYNGLLQCVCKELAEWYFQDGRAVLAACCHLAVDNTELAMASLIRGNELELAVCVGLVLGESANQATHYVLELLARKYMTTPTWDLASDLLQMIPDNEVLLAKLCAFYPGSSSEIDQIHEKCGLPSLEECQALAESAVSEGDIFNAVKYYLMSLEPEAALLVGIAHVKEQLSDSDWTVDSVHPILDLLGYIRTDRLILAKFTEARSELLILSGYIGALLAIRRQYSSIVPALYEYTSQLMKRREVSVPLQIEQLSVELEAWMACTQSLINSRGPDEAPYTPPSEAQKAEHAHLLDRLQEEPLRGLEGPDYVTGSNLPSHSDVQVSCFTGLRIQGPVFFLEDGKSAISLNDALMWAKVNPFSPLGTGVRLNPF encoded by the exons ATGTCCCAGGTGAAACAGGTGGGCCTGCTGGCTGCCGGGTGCCAGCCCTGGAACAAAGATGTGTGTGCTGCCAGTGAAGACCGGTTCGCTTACTGTGCAACACTTGCTATATATGTCTACCAG TTGGACCACAGATACAATGAGTTCAAGCTTCGAGCCATCATGTCAGAGCACAAGAAGACCATCACGGCCATATCGTGGTGCCCACACAACCCCGACGTGTTTGCCAGCGCCAGCGCTGACAATCTGCTCATCATCTGGAACGTGGCAGAGCAGAAGATTGTGGCCAGGCTGGATAACACCAAAG GCATCCCAGCGTCTCTGAGCTGGTGCTGGAACGCAGGTGACGGCGTGGCCTTTGTGTCCCACCGGGGCCCTCTCTACCTGTGGGCCATCAGCGGGCTGGACGCCGGCGTCACCATCCACAAGGAGGCACACAGCTTCCTGTCTGATATCTGTCTGTTCCGCTGGCACCCCGTCAAGAAGGGCAAGGTGGTGTTTGGACACACAGACGGGAGCCTCTCTATCTTCCAGCCAG GATCTAAAAACCAGAAGCACGTGTTGCGCCCAGAGTCTTTAGAGGGGACGGACGAGGAGGACCCGGTCACAGCGTTGGAGTGGGATCCCCTGTCTACAGACTACCTCCTAGTGGCCAACCAGCATAATGGCATCCGAATGGTCGACTCAGAGGGGCTCACCTGTGTCACTACCTTCAGCTTCCCCAGTTCAGCTGCCTCTGTACAGTGTCTGGCCTGGGTCCCCAGTGCACCCGGCATGTTCATCACTGGAG ATTCTCAAGTTGGTGTGTTGAGGATATGGAACGTGTCCAGATCTACACCGCTGGACAACTTTAAACTGAAGAAGACCGGCTTCCATGCTTTACATGTGTTAAACTCTCCCCCGGCCAAGAAAT CCTTGAGCTCCATCTCCCCGACAAAGAGCCACTACACATCATCCACCAGTGAGGCTGTTCCTCCTCCTACTCTATCCCAGAACCAGGCCTTCTCCCTCCCCCCGGGCCACGCTGTTTGCTGCTtcatggatggaggggtggggctCTACGACATGGGAGCCAAGAAGTGGGACTTCCTACGAGAcctg GGTCATGTTGAGACCATATTTGACTGTAAGTTCAAGCCAGACGACCCCAACCTGTTGGCGACAGCGTCGTTTGACGGGACCATTAAGGTGTGGGACATCAACACCCTCACAGCGGTTTATACGTCTCCCGGCAACGAGGGTGTGGTCTACTCTCTGTCCTGGGCTCCTG GAGACCTGAACTGCATAGCCGGAGCCACGTCCCGGAACGGTGCATTCATCTGGGATGTGAAGAAAGGCAAGATGATCACACGATTCAATGAG CATGGGAATCATGGTATCTTCTGTATCGCATGGAGCCATAAGGACTCTAAGAGAATAGCCACATGTAGTGGCGACGGCTTTTGCATCATTAGGACCATCGACGGCAGGATCTTACACAAGTACAAGCACCCTGCTGCTGTGTTTGGTTGTGACTGGAGCCAGAATAACAA AGACATGATAGCCACGGGCTGTGAGGATAAAAACGTGCGTGTGTACTACCTGGCCACCAGTTCTGACCAGCCACTCAAGGTGTTCACGGGTCACCTGGCCAAGGTGTTCCACGTGCGCTGGTCTCCTCTCCGAGAGGGTATTCTCTGCAGTGGCTCAGATGACGG gACTGTGCGTATCTGGGATTATACCCAGGATGCCTGTATCAACGTGCTGAGTGGTCACACGGCGCCGGTCCGAGGCCTGATGTGGAACACGGAGGTGCCCTACCTGCTGACCAGCGGCAGCTGGGACTACACCATTAAAGTCTGGGACACCAGGGACGGAACCTGCCTGGACACCTGCTACGACCACGGCGCTGATGTTTATG GCCTGACTTGCCACCCCAGCCGTCCGTTCACCATGGCCTCATGTTCCCGGGACTCTACGGTCAGGTTGTGGTCCCTCACTCCGCTCATCGCTCCGCTCCTGGTCAACGTCCTGGCTGACCACAGCTGGGATGACATCATCGGCAACACGG atagGGCCATGGTACCTGGTGCTACCCCTCTGCTCTGTGGGAAGGTGTCCAGAGACATCAAGCAGGAGCTGGATAAACTCTCCAGTGAAGTACGGGTGAAGAAACTCAGGTGGTTCTCCGAATGTTTCTCT CCACCAGGGGGCAGTCATAACCTGTGGGACCTGGTGTCAGTGATCAATGGGCAGGACGACAGTCTGCTTCCCCAGAGCTACGGCAAGGGCATCATGCACATGAAACACTTGGTCCGCTTCAAAACC tcTGAGGCCCAGGAATTGACCATAGTGAAGATGTCTAAGTTCGGCGGGGGGATCGGGGCTCCCAGTaaagaggagagactgagagacgcAGCAGAGATCCATCTGAGACTGGGGCAGATCCAGAGATACTGTGAACTCATGGTGGAACTGGGAGAG TGGGACAAGGCATTGTCAGTTGCCCCTGGTGTATCCATAAAGTATTGGAAGAAACTCATGCAACG AAGAGCAGACCAGCTGATGCAGGAAGAAAACCATGATGTCATCCCGTACTGCATCGCCACGGGAGACGTGAGGAAGCTGGTCAACTTCTTTACTGCCAGGGGTCAACTGAACGAGGCGCTGCTAGTGGCTCAG GGAGCTTGTGAAGGCAACATCCACGTTCCTCAGACCGCCGTAATCAACCATACAACCACTACAAACAGCGACGACATACAGGCATATAACGG GCTACTGCAGTGTGTATGTAAGGAGCTAGCGGAGTGGTATTTCCAAGATGGCCGTGCTGTGCTGGCGGCCTGCTGTCACCTGGCTGTGGACAACACTGAG CTAGCCATGGCCAGTCTGATCCGGGGTAATGAGCTGGAGCTGGCTGTGTGTGTAGGGCTGGTGTTGGGAGAATCAGCCAATCAGGCCACTCACTACGTCCTGGAGCTACTAGCCAGGAAGTACATGACCACACCCACCTG GGACCTGGCGTCTGACCTTCTCCAGATGATCCCAGACAACGAGGTCCTGCTGGCCAAGCTGTGTGCCTTCTACCCTGGGAGCTCCTCGGAGATAGACCAAATCCATGAAAAG TGTGGTCTTCCCAGTCTGGAAGAGTGTCAGGCGTTAGCTGAGTCTGCTGTCAGCGAGGGAGACATCTTCAACGCTGTCAAGTACTATCTAATGAGTCTAGAACCCGAGGCAGCCCTGCTTGTTGGCATCGCCCACGTCAAAGAACAGCTGAGTGATTCTGACTGGACCGTAGACTCTGTCCATCCTATCCTGGACCTTCTGGGTTACATTAGAACGGACCGGCTCATACTTGCCAAGTTCACTGA AGCACGAAGTGAGCTGCTCATCCTATCTGGCTACATCGGTGCACTGTTGGCCATCAGAAGACAGTACTCCAGCATTGTTCCTGCACTTTACGAGTACACCAG TCagttgatgaagaggagagaggtgtctgttcCCTTACAGATAGAGCAACTCTCTGTAGAGCTGGAGGCATGGATGGCCTGCACACAGTCTCTCATCAA CTCCAGGGGTCCTGATGAGGCTCCTTACACCCCTCCGTCAGAGGCCCAGAAGGCAGAGCATGCCCATCTGCTAGACAGACTCCAGGAGGAGCCACTCAGGGGCCTGGAGGGGCCCGACTATGTCACAGGCTCCAACCTGCCCAGCCACTCTGACGTCCAGGTCTCCTGCTTTACCGGACTCAGGATCCAG GGCCCTGTGTTTTTCCTTGAGGACGGTAAATCGGCCATATCATTGAACGACGCCCTTATGTGGGCCAAAGTGAACCCTTTCTCACCTCTGGGGACGGGTGTCCGT
- the LOC110534485 gene encoding WD repeat-containing protein 17 isoform X1, giving the protein MDTDNLEWYTKNDADVKIKMSQVKQVGLLAAGCQPWNKDVCAASEDRFAYCATLAIYVYQLDHRYNEFKLRAIMSEHKKTITAISWCPHNPDVFASASADNLLIIWNVAEQKIVARLDNTKGIPASLSWCWNAGDGVAFVSHRGPLYLWAISGLDAGVTIHKEAHSFLSDICLFRWHPVKKGKVVFGHTDGSLSIFQPGSKNQKHVLRPESLEGTDEEDPVTALEWDPLSTDYLLVANQHNGIRMVDSEGLTCVTTFSFPSSAASVQCLAWVPSAPGMFITGDSQVGVLRIWNVSRSTPLDNFKLKKTGFHALHVLNSPPAKKSLSSISPTKSHYTSSTSEAVPPPTLSQNQAFSLPPGHAVCCFMDGGVGLYDMGAKKWDFLRDLGHVETIFDCKFKPDDPNLLATASFDGTIKVWDINTLTAVYTSPGNEGVVYSLSWAPGDLNCIAGATSRNGAFIWDVKKGKMITRFNEHGNHGIFCIAWSHKDSKRIATCSGDGFCIIRTIDGRILHKYKHPAAVFGCDWSQNNKDMIATGCEDKNVRVYYLATSSDQPLKVFTGHLAKVFHVRWSPLREGILCSGSDDGTVRIWDYTQDACINVLSGHTAPVRGLMWNTEVPYLLTSGSWDYTIKVWDTRDGTCLDTCYDHGADVYGLTCHPSRPFTMASCSRDSTVRLWSLTPLIAPLLVNVLADHSWDDIIGNTDRAMVPGATPLLCGKVSRDIKQELDKLSSEVRVKKLRWFSECFSPPGGSHNLWDLVSVINGQDDSLLPQSYGKGIMHMKHLVRFKTSEAQELTIVKMSKFGGGIGAPSKEERLRDAAEIHLRLGQIQRYCELMVELGEWDKALSVAPGVSIKYWKKLMQRRADQLMQEENHDVIPYCIATGDVRKLVNFFTARGQLNEALLVAQGACEGNIHVPQTAVINHTTTTNSDDIQAYNGLLQCVCKELAEWYFQDGRAVLAACCHLAVDNTELAMASLIRGNELELAVCVGLVLGESANQATHYVLELLARKYMTTPTWDLASDLLQMIPDNEVLLAKLCAFYPGSSSEIDQIHEKCGLPSLEECQALAESAVSEGDIFNAVKYYLMSLEPEAALLVGIAHVKEQLSDSDWTVDSVHPILDLLGYIRTDRLILAKFTEARSELLILSGYIGALLAIRRQYSSIVPALYEYTSQLMKRREVSVPLQIEQLSVELEAWMACTQSLINSRGPDEAPYTPPSEAQKAEHAHLLDRLQEEPLRGLEGPDYVTGSNLPSHSDVQVSCFTGLRIQGPVFFLEDGKSAISLNDALMWAKVNPFSPLGTGVRLNPF; this is encoded by the exons ATGGACACAGACAATCTGGAGTGGTATACTAAGAACGATGCCGACGTAAAG ATAAAGATGTCCCAGGTGAAACAGGTGGGCCTGCTGGCTGCCGGGTGCCAGCCCTGGAACAAAGATGTGTGTGCTGCCAGTGAAGACCGGTTCGCTTACTGTGCAACACTTGCTATATATGTCTACCAG TTGGACCACAGATACAATGAGTTCAAGCTTCGAGCCATCATGTCAGAGCACAAGAAGACCATCACGGCCATATCGTGGTGCCCACACAACCCCGACGTGTTTGCCAGCGCCAGCGCTGACAATCTGCTCATCATCTGGAACGTGGCAGAGCAGAAGATTGTGGCCAGGCTGGATAACACCAAAG GCATCCCAGCGTCTCTGAGCTGGTGCTGGAACGCAGGTGACGGCGTGGCCTTTGTGTCCCACCGGGGCCCTCTCTACCTGTGGGCCATCAGCGGGCTGGACGCCGGCGTCACCATCCACAAGGAGGCACACAGCTTCCTGTCTGATATCTGTCTGTTCCGCTGGCACCCCGTCAAGAAGGGCAAGGTGGTGTTTGGACACACAGACGGGAGCCTCTCTATCTTCCAGCCAG GATCTAAAAACCAGAAGCACGTGTTGCGCCCAGAGTCTTTAGAGGGGACGGACGAGGAGGACCCGGTCACAGCGTTGGAGTGGGATCCCCTGTCTACAGACTACCTCCTAGTGGCCAACCAGCATAATGGCATCCGAATGGTCGACTCAGAGGGGCTCACCTGTGTCACTACCTTCAGCTTCCCCAGTTCAGCTGCCTCTGTACAGTGTCTGGCCTGGGTCCCCAGTGCACCCGGCATGTTCATCACTGGAG ATTCTCAAGTTGGTGTGTTGAGGATATGGAACGTGTCCAGATCTACACCGCTGGACAACTTTAAACTGAAGAAGACCGGCTTCCATGCTTTACATGTGTTAAACTCTCCCCCGGCCAAGAAAT CCTTGAGCTCCATCTCCCCGACAAAGAGCCACTACACATCATCCACCAGTGAGGCTGTTCCTCCTCCTACTCTATCCCAGAACCAGGCCTTCTCCCTCCCCCCGGGCCACGCTGTTTGCTGCTtcatggatggaggggtggggctCTACGACATGGGAGCCAAGAAGTGGGACTTCCTACGAGAcctg GGTCATGTTGAGACCATATTTGACTGTAAGTTCAAGCCAGACGACCCCAACCTGTTGGCGACAGCGTCGTTTGACGGGACCATTAAGGTGTGGGACATCAACACCCTCACAGCGGTTTATACGTCTCCCGGCAACGAGGGTGTGGTCTACTCTCTGTCCTGGGCTCCTG GAGACCTGAACTGCATAGCCGGAGCCACGTCCCGGAACGGTGCATTCATCTGGGATGTGAAGAAAGGCAAGATGATCACACGATTCAATGAG CATGGGAATCATGGTATCTTCTGTATCGCATGGAGCCATAAGGACTCTAAGAGAATAGCCACATGTAGTGGCGACGGCTTTTGCATCATTAGGACCATCGACGGCAGGATCTTACACAAGTACAAGCACCCTGCTGCTGTGTTTGGTTGTGACTGGAGCCAGAATAACAA AGACATGATAGCCACGGGCTGTGAGGATAAAAACGTGCGTGTGTACTACCTGGCCACCAGTTCTGACCAGCCACTCAAGGTGTTCACGGGTCACCTGGCCAAGGTGTTCCACGTGCGCTGGTCTCCTCTCCGAGAGGGTATTCTCTGCAGTGGCTCAGATGACGG gACTGTGCGTATCTGGGATTATACCCAGGATGCCTGTATCAACGTGCTGAGTGGTCACACGGCGCCGGTCCGAGGCCTGATGTGGAACACGGAGGTGCCCTACCTGCTGACCAGCGGCAGCTGGGACTACACCATTAAAGTCTGGGACACCAGGGACGGAACCTGCCTGGACACCTGCTACGACCACGGCGCTGATGTTTATG GCCTGACTTGCCACCCCAGCCGTCCGTTCACCATGGCCTCATGTTCCCGGGACTCTACGGTCAGGTTGTGGTCCCTCACTCCGCTCATCGCTCCGCTCCTGGTCAACGTCCTGGCTGACCACAGCTGGGATGACATCATCGGCAACACGG atagGGCCATGGTACCTGGTGCTACCCCTCTGCTCTGTGGGAAGGTGTCCAGAGACATCAAGCAGGAGCTGGATAAACTCTCCAGTGAAGTACGGGTGAAGAAACTCAGGTGGTTCTCCGAATGTTTCTCT CCACCAGGGGGCAGTCATAACCTGTGGGACCTGGTGTCAGTGATCAATGGGCAGGACGACAGTCTGCTTCCCCAGAGCTACGGCAAGGGCATCATGCACATGAAACACTTGGTCCGCTTCAAAACC tcTGAGGCCCAGGAATTGACCATAGTGAAGATGTCTAAGTTCGGCGGGGGGATCGGGGCTCCCAGTaaagaggagagactgagagacgcAGCAGAGATCCATCTGAGACTGGGGCAGATCCAGAGATACTGTGAACTCATGGTGGAACTGGGAGAG TGGGACAAGGCATTGTCAGTTGCCCCTGGTGTATCCATAAAGTATTGGAAGAAACTCATGCAACG AAGAGCAGACCAGCTGATGCAGGAAGAAAACCATGATGTCATCCCGTACTGCATCGCCACGGGAGACGTGAGGAAGCTGGTCAACTTCTTTACTGCCAGGGGTCAACTGAACGAGGCGCTGCTAGTGGCTCAG GGAGCTTGTGAAGGCAACATCCACGTTCCTCAGACCGCCGTAATCAACCATACAACCACTACAAACAGCGACGACATACAGGCATATAACGG GCTACTGCAGTGTGTATGTAAGGAGCTAGCGGAGTGGTATTTCCAAGATGGCCGTGCTGTGCTGGCGGCCTGCTGTCACCTGGCTGTGGACAACACTGAG CTAGCCATGGCCAGTCTGATCCGGGGTAATGAGCTGGAGCTGGCTGTGTGTGTAGGGCTGGTGTTGGGAGAATCAGCCAATCAGGCCACTCACTACGTCCTGGAGCTACTAGCCAGGAAGTACATGACCACACCCACCTG GGACCTGGCGTCTGACCTTCTCCAGATGATCCCAGACAACGAGGTCCTGCTGGCCAAGCTGTGTGCCTTCTACCCTGGGAGCTCCTCGGAGATAGACCAAATCCATGAAAAG TGTGGTCTTCCCAGTCTGGAAGAGTGTCAGGCGTTAGCTGAGTCTGCTGTCAGCGAGGGAGACATCTTCAACGCTGTCAAGTACTATCTAATGAGTCTAGAACCCGAGGCAGCCCTGCTTGTTGGCATCGCCCACGTCAAAGAACAGCTGAGTGATTCTGACTGGACCGTAGACTCTGTCCATCCTATCCTGGACCTTCTGGGTTACATTAGAACGGACCGGCTCATACTTGCCAAGTTCACTGA AGCACGAAGTGAGCTGCTCATCCTATCTGGCTACATCGGTGCACTGTTGGCCATCAGAAGACAGTACTCCAGCATTGTTCCTGCACTTTACGAGTACACCAG TCagttgatgaagaggagagaggtgtctgttcCCTTACAGATAGAGCAACTCTCTGTAGAGCTGGAGGCATGGATGGCCTGCACACAGTCTCTCATCAA CTCCAGGGGTCCTGATGAGGCTCCTTACACCCCTCCGTCAGAGGCCCAGAAGGCAGAGCATGCCCATCTGCTAGACAGACTCCAGGAGGAGCCACTCAGGGGCCTGGAGGGGCCCGACTATGTCACAGGCTCCAACCTGCCCAGCCACTCTGACGTCCAGGTCTCCTGCTTTACCGGACTCAGGATCCAG GGCCCTGTGTTTTTCCTTGAGGACGGTAAATCGGCCATATCATTGAACGACGCCCTTATGTGGGCCAAAGTGAACCCTTTCTCACCTCTGGGGACGGGTGTCCGT